In Novipirellula caenicola, one genomic interval encodes:
- the pckA gene encoding phosphoenolpyruvate carboxykinase (ATP), producing the protein MSVNPIDLQEYGIRVSDVIRNATPARLYEYAIIDEHAAISASGALATRSGDKTGRSPKDKRIVDEPESSNDIWWGDVNIRLTDRSFAINRQRAIDYLNTRSRIFVFDGFAGWDPDHQLKIRVIAESAYHALFMHNMLIRPTAEQLQTFGEPDITIFNAGSFPANPYTAQMTSTTSVDLSFKHGEFVILGTQYAGEMKKGVFTVMNYLMPKKGVLSMHCSANESAEGSVSLFFGLSGTGKTTLSTDPHRRLIGDDEHCWTSTGIFNIEGGCYAKVIHLSAESEPEIYQAIRYGSVLENVVFDETTHVVNYDDASITENTRVAYPIEYIENAKIPCVGGHPDNIIFLTCDAFGVLPPVAKLTPEQAMYHFISGYTAKVAGTEMNVNEPTATFSACFGAAFLVWHPAKYAELLADRIRQHGSNVWLVNTGWGGGPYGVGKRMSIKHTRGIIDAIHDGSLANASTRTDPVFRFEVPETCGDLPSEVLWPADAWADADAYQSSARRLADLFHDNFKKFESGASEAIRNAGPAAT; encoded by the coding sequence ATGAGTGTTAATCCAATCGATTTGCAAGAGTACGGAATCCGTGTTTCAGACGTGATTCGCAACGCGACGCCGGCTCGGTTGTACGAGTACGCAATTATCGATGAACACGCCGCGATCTCGGCCTCCGGAGCCCTCGCGACTCGTAGCGGTGACAAGACCGGGCGAAGCCCGAAAGACAAACGAATTGTCGACGAACCCGAAAGCAGTAACGATATATGGTGGGGTGATGTCAATATCCGGCTGACCGACCGCTCGTTTGCGATCAATCGCCAACGCGCCATCGACTACCTCAATACACGCTCGCGGATTTTTGTGTTTGATGGATTTGCAGGCTGGGACCCAGACCACCAATTAAAGATACGTGTGATTGCCGAAAGTGCGTACCATGCGCTGTTTATGCACAACATGCTGATCCGCCCCACCGCCGAACAACTGCAAACGTTTGGCGAACCCGACATCACCATTTTTAATGCCGGTTCGTTTCCCGCCAACCCCTACACCGCGCAAATGACCAGCACGACAAGTGTGGACTTGTCGTTCAAGCACGGCGAGTTCGTGATTTTGGGCACCCAGTACGCTGGTGAAATGAAGAAGGGCGTGTTCACCGTGATGAACTATCTAATGCCCAAGAAGGGTGTGCTCAGCATGCACTGCAGTGCGAACGAATCGGCCGAAGGCAGCGTGTCGCTGTTCTTTGGACTCTCGGGAACCGGCAAAACCACGCTTTCGACCGATCCCCACCGTCGGCTGATCGGTGATGACGAGCATTGTTGGACGTCCACCGGCATTTTCAATATCGAAGGTGGCTGTTACGCAAAAGTCATCCACCTCAGCGCAGAGAGCGAGCCAGAGATCTATCAAGCGATCCGCTACGGCAGCGTGCTCGAGAACGTCGTGTTCGACGAAACAACGCACGTGGTCAATTACGACGATGCATCGATTACCGAAAATACTCGCGTCGCCTACCCGATCGAATACATCGAAAACGCAAAAATTCCCTGCGTCGGAGGCCATCCCGACAACATCATCTTCTTGACCTGTGACGCCTTTGGCGTCTTGCCACCGGTCGCGAAATTAACGCCCGAACAAGCGATGTATCATTTCATCAGCGGTTATACCGCCAAAGTCGCGGGCACCGAAATGAACGTCAATGAACCGACGGCAACCTTCAGTGCCTGTTTCGGAGCCGCGTTTCTGGTCTGGCATCCGGCAAAGTATGCCGAGTTGTTGGCCGACCGCATTCGCCAACACGGCAGCAACGTGTGGTTGGTCAACACCGGTTGGGGCGGTGGCCCCTACGGGGTCGGTAAACGAATGAGTATCAAGCACACTCGCGGGATCATTGACGCGATCCACGACGGTTCATTGGCGAACGCCAGCACGCGAACGGACCCGGTCTTTCGCTTCGAGGTGCCAGAAACCTGCGGCGATTTGCCAAGCGAAGTGTTGTGGCCCGCGGACGCTTGGGCCGACGCCGACGCGTATCAAAGCAGTGCACGACGGCTGGCGGACCTGTTCCACGACAATTTCAAAAAGTTCGAATCGGGTGCAAGCGAAGCGATCCGTAACGCCGGACCCGCGGCAACCTAG
- the uvrA gene encoding excinuclease ABC subunit UvrA has translation MSKDFISVRGCRVHNLQNVDVDIPRGKLVAFCGVSGSGKTSLAIDTLYAEGQRCYIESFSAYTRQFLARLDKPDCDLIDGIPPAIAVTRAGGSKTNRSTVGTTTEIADHLRLLFAKAATLICHQCGNPVRSDDPAVVAEEMLQSADRSRAMITFPVWLPDRQAASEILHGLQQDGYLRLIVGEQTFHLSDSDRLTLAKKVGRKGIECFVIVDRVSSDAELTRLTESLENAMGEGHGRAVIFSEAGDGSASDTNGSVNVVEIDSRRWLRRTISRDRRCDACDIDYPDPVPRLFNFNNPLGACPTCEGFGDVVDVDMDLVVPDKSLSLAEGAIAPWNTPSYQHELHELLELAPDYDIPVDVPFSKLKKKHLKWIIGGVPERNFGGLDGFFAWLDRKKYKMHVRIFASRYRSYHPCPSCDGKRFNPLALSYYVGDKNVADVLSMQADEADAFFKDVKLDKREAKIASEPLTQIRDRIGYLQTVGLGYLQLDRTLRTLSGGETQRVALTAALGSSLVNMLYVLDEPTAGLHPADVETLVGAILGLRDRGNTVIVVEHDETMIRTADEVLEIGPTAGKSGGKVMFQGSTAQLLAAKDSLTGQFLTGERGWTLRDREVRIPKGTISLKGASGHNLQNVDVDFPLGVLCLVTGVSGSGKSSLVQDTLYGAIRTRKASDLTPALPFESITGLGQIDECMLIDQSPISKSARSCPVTYVKAFDAIRKVFADTVDARTRNLVAGHFSFNSDKGQCPECEGAGVLQIDMQFLADVTMRCPSCQGSRYRDDILKVRYRDRTIADVLEMSVREAVSFFRGEEKAQTRLQRLIDVGLDYIKLGQPGPTLSSGEGQRLKLAAFLASASRRRTLFILDEPTTGLHFADIVRLVDCFDALIADGHSLVVVEHNAMLMQAADYIIDLGPGAASAGGRVVATGTPAELMKSKQSVTGAVLKAAHHASS, from the coding sequence TTGAGCAAGGACTTTATCTCCGTTCGCGGTTGCCGCGTTCACAATTTGCAAAACGTCGACGTCGATATTCCTCGAGGAAAATTGGTTGCGTTTTGTGGTGTTTCGGGCAGCGGCAAAACCTCGCTGGCGATCGACACGTTGTACGCCGAGGGGCAACGTTGCTACATCGAGAGCTTCTCGGCCTACACGCGTCAATTCTTGGCGCGGCTGGATAAACCCGATTGCGATTTGATCGATGGCATCCCTCCGGCGATCGCCGTGACACGTGCTGGCGGATCCAAAACCAATCGCAGCACCGTCGGCACCACCACCGAGATCGCGGACCATTTGCGATTGCTGTTCGCCAAAGCCGCAACGTTGATCTGTCACCAATGTGGTAATCCCGTTCGCAGCGATGACCCAGCCGTCGTTGCCGAAGAGATGTTGCAGTCGGCCGATCGCTCGCGGGCGATGATCACGTTTCCGGTTTGGCTGCCGGATCGACAAGCGGCGAGCGAGATATTGCACGGTTTGCAGCAAGACGGCTATTTGCGATTGATCGTCGGCGAACAAACATTTCATCTGTCGGATTCCGATCGATTGACGCTTGCCAAGAAGGTCGGCCGAAAAGGCATCGAGTGTTTTGTGATCGTCGATCGTGTTTCGAGCGACGCTGAATTGACTCGATTGACCGAGTCGCTGGAAAATGCGATGGGCGAAGGTCACGGCCGCGCGGTCATCTTTTCTGAAGCCGGTGACGGCTCGGCATCCGATACCAATGGATCCGTCAACGTCGTCGAGATTGATTCACGACGATGGCTGCGGCGAACGATCAGCCGTGATCGCCGCTGCGATGCCTGTGACATCGATTACCCCGATCCCGTGCCTCGGTTATTCAATTTCAACAATCCGTTGGGCGCGTGTCCGACCTGCGAAGGGTTTGGTGACGTCGTCGATGTCGACATGGACTTGGTCGTCCCCGACAAATCGCTTTCGCTTGCTGAAGGCGCGATCGCGCCGTGGAACACGCCGTCGTATCAACACGAGTTGCATGAACTGCTTGAACTCGCCCCCGATTATGACATCCCAGTGGACGTTCCCTTTTCGAAGCTAAAGAAAAAGCATTTGAAGTGGATCATCGGTGGCGTGCCCGAGCGAAACTTTGGCGGACTCGATGGCTTCTTTGCCTGGTTGGACCGCAAGAAATACAAGATGCATGTTCGCATTTTTGCATCACGGTATCGCAGCTACCATCCGTGCCCCAGTTGTGACGGAAAACGATTCAACCCGCTGGCGTTGTCTTACTACGTTGGCGACAAAAACGTGGCCGACGTGTTGTCGATGCAAGCCGACGAAGCGGACGCGTTCTTCAAGGATGTCAAGCTGGATAAACGTGAAGCCAAAATCGCGTCCGAGCCGTTGACGCAGATCCGCGACCGCATCGGCTATTTGCAAACCGTCGGGCTTGGCTACCTGCAGCTCGACCGAACACTGCGAACGCTTTCGGGTGGCGAGACTCAGCGGGTCGCATTGACCGCGGCGTTGGGCAGCAGTTTGGTCAATATGCTGTACGTGTTGGACGAACCAACTGCGGGACTGCACCCGGCGGATGTTGAAACGTTAGTCGGAGCAATCTTAGGACTGCGTGATCGCGGCAATACCGTGATTGTCGTTGAACATGACGAGACGATGATTCGCACGGCCGACGAGGTGCTCGAAATCGGGCCGACCGCAGGCAAATCCGGCGGCAAGGTCATGTTTCAAGGAAGCACAGCACAGCTATTGGCGGCAAAAGACAGTTTGACGGGCCAATTCTTGACGGGCGAACGAGGATGGACGCTGCGAGATCGCGAAGTTCGCATCCCCAAAGGCACCATCTCGCTCAAGGGAGCCAGCGGCCACAATCTGCAAAATGTCGACGTCGATTTTCCACTTGGCGTACTGTGTCTGGTGACCGGAGTGTCAGGCAGCGGCAAAAGCTCGCTCGTCCAAGACACGCTCTACGGTGCGATTCGAACTCGAAAAGCATCCGACTTGACGCCGGCATTGCCGTTTGAATCGATCACCGGGCTTGGCCAGATTGATGAGTGTATGCTGATCGACCAATCACCGATCAGCAAGAGTGCTCGCAGTTGTCCGGTGACGTATGTCAAAGCGTTCGACGCGATTCGCAAAGTGTTTGCCGACACGGTCGATGCAAGAACGCGAAACCTTGTTGCGGGTCACTTTAGTTTCAACAGCGACAAAGGACAGTGCCCCGAGTGCGAGGGTGCCGGCGTCCTGCAAATCGACATGCAGTTCTTGGCAGACGTCACGATGCGATGCCCAAGTTGTCAAGGATCACGGTATCGCGACGACATTTTAAAAGTGCGTTATCGCGATCGCACGATTGCCGATGTGTTAGAAATGAGTGTCCGTGAAGCGGTTTCGTTCTTTCGTGGCGAAGAGAAGGCACAAACAAGGCTGCAGCGGCTGATCGATGTCGGGCTCGACTACATCAAACTCGGCCAACCGGGTCCAACACTGTCCAGCGGCGAAGGTCAGCGGTTGAAATTGGCTGCGTTTCTCGCTTCGGCCTCGCGGCGTCGAACGCTGTTCATTTTGGATGAACCGACTACCGGATTGCACTTTGCCGATATCGTTCGACTGGTCGATTGCTTTGACGCCTTGATCGCTGATGGTCATTCGCTGGTGGTCGTCGAGCACAACGCGATGTTGATGCAAGCGGCGGACTACATCATCGATCTCGGCCCGGGCGCCGCCAGTGCTGGTGGACGCGTCGTCGCCACAGGAACGCCCGCAGAGTTGATGAAAAGCAAACAGAGCGTGACCGGCGCGGTATTAAAAGCCGCGCATCACGCATCGTCCTAG
- a CDS encoding SPFH domain-containing protein: MSSPMNPNHTSGDLPAHPEKLLRPSPGWFALFACLGLILFGGFTLIAAAAAENGFFAVLGVMMIPSGIVGMFGLMAIAPNDSRVLLLFGDYRGTVKESGFFWVNPFFSKRKVSLRIRNFETGSSSTPEKKDAAGTVVQAKSRSASRPSKVNDRDGNPIEISAVVVWKVTDTAEALFEVDDYEHFVEVQSEAALRSLATRYPYDSEDHEQSLRGNTEEICSKLREDIQERLEKAGVNVIEARISHLAYAPEIASAMLQRQQAGAVVAARTKIVDGAVGMVEMALEHLKRDEIVELDAAQRASLVSNLLVVLCSDRHAQPVVQTGA; encoded by the coding sequence ATGTCGTCACCAATGAATCCAAACCACACATCGGGCGATCTTCCAGCTCATCCCGAGAAACTGCTGCGTCCCAGTCCGGGTTGGTTCGCTTTATTTGCCTGTCTGGGGTTGATCCTCTTTGGCGGATTCACCTTGATTGCCGCCGCGGCGGCCGAAAATGGATTCTTTGCGGTCCTCGGGGTGATGATGATTCCGTCAGGGATTGTAGGGATGTTCGGATTGATGGCGATCGCGCCGAATGATTCCCGCGTTTTGCTGCTGTTTGGGGATTATCGCGGAACCGTCAAAGAATCAGGCTTTTTCTGGGTCAACCCATTTTTCTCCAAACGCAAAGTGAGCTTGCGAATTCGCAACTTTGAAACGGGATCATCATCGACGCCAGAAAAGAAGGATGCTGCAGGCACCGTAGTGCAAGCGAAGAGCCGCTCGGCGAGTCGTCCGTCTAAGGTCAACGACCGAGATGGAAACCCAATTGAAATCTCCGCCGTGGTGGTCTGGAAAGTCACCGATACGGCCGAGGCGTTGTTCGAGGTCGATGACTACGAACATTTTGTCGAGGTACAAAGCGAAGCCGCCTTGCGGAGCCTGGCGACACGCTACCCGTACGACAGCGAAGACCACGAACAATCGCTTCGCGGCAACACCGAAGAGATTTGCAGCAAACTTCGCGAAGACATCCAAGAGCGACTCGAAAAGGCGGGGGTAAACGTGATCGAGGCTCGCATTAGTCACTTGGCCTACGCGCCGGAAATCGCCTCCGCGATGTTACAGCGTCAACAAGCCGGCGCCGTGGTCGCCGCACGCACCAAGATTGTCGACGGTGCCGTGGGAATGGTCGAGATGGCACTGGAGCATCTCAAACGAGACGAGATCGTCGAATTGGATGCGGCACAGCGAGCCTCATTAGTTTCAAATCTGTTGGTCGTCCTGTGCAGCGACCGTCACGCTCAACCCGTCGTGCAAACGGGAGCATGA
- a CDS encoding YaiI/YqxD family protein, which yields MKIWVDADAAPQDVKQIVFRAAKRLDVETILVANRPLSVPPALTMVRSVVVREGADQADRYIVNHSESKDIAITADLPLAGDLVEKGVYVIDPRGDEYSPDTIASRLSMRNFMDDLRGEGMVVGRSSPYGETDKKAFAATFDRLLTKALNRK from the coding sequence GTGAAAATTTGGGTCGACGCCGATGCGGCACCTCAAGACGTCAAGCAGATCGTCTTTCGTGCCGCCAAGCGATTGGATGTCGAAACGATTTTGGTCGCCAACCGGCCGCTGTCGGTGCCCCCGGCGCTGACGATGGTTCGTTCGGTGGTCGTTCGTGAAGGTGCCGATCAAGCCGACCGTTACATCGTCAACCACAGCGAATCCAAGGACATTGCGATCACCGCCGATTTGCCATTGGCAGGCGATTTGGTGGAAAAAGGCGTGTACGTGATCGATCCACGCGGCGATGAGTACTCGCCTGATACGATCGCATCGCGATTGTCGATGCGAAATTTCATGGACGATTTACGAGGCGAAGGGATGGTTGTCGGCCGGTCTTCGCCGTACGGAGAGACGGACAAGAAGGCGTTTGCCGCGACCTTCGATCGCTTGCTGACGAAGGCGTTGAACCGAAAATAG